From one Streptomyces sp. R41 genomic stretch:
- a CDS encoding MFS transporter, with protein MRSETTAQPTLPHSRVDHDKLPLGALLALATAVFITSLTETLPAGVLPAMSADLGVGESAMGQSVTIYAVGTALTAIPLSAATSGWRRKRLLLTAMAGFAAANTVTAASTAYPLTMVARFVAGVAAGLAWALLAGYARRLAPPHLQGKAIAIVMTGIPVALSLGVPAGTFLGDLLGWRVTFSLMTALAVALIGWIAAVVPEQPGQRQEGRPPMLRALRVPGVVPVLFVTLVFVLAHTILYTYIATFLAHLGMGGSTDLVLLVFGGASMVSIWIVGAHIDRRLRALTVASTLLVAVAATTLALLAESSALVFVAVALWGLGWGGVPTLLQTAVADAGGDAADAAQAMLVTLWNAAMAGGGVAGGVLLDLFGSTSFPWAVLGLLLPVLAVVSAARAHGFPKRRGSVA; from the coding sequence ATGCGAAGCGAAACGACGGCACAACCAACCCTTCCGCACAGTCGAGTTGACCACGACAAGCTCCCTCTCGGGGCCCTCCTCGCGCTGGCGACCGCCGTGTTCATCACCAGCCTGACGGAGACACTGCCCGCGGGAGTGCTGCCCGCGATGAGTGCCGACCTCGGTGTCGGGGAGTCCGCCATGGGGCAGTCGGTCACGATCTACGCGGTCGGGACCGCCCTCACGGCGATCCCTCTGTCGGCGGCCACTTCGGGTTGGCGACGCAAACGACTGCTGCTCACCGCAATGGCGGGGTTCGCCGCGGCCAACACGGTCACGGCCGCCTCGACGGCGTACCCGTTGACCATGGTGGCCCGGTTCGTCGCCGGGGTGGCCGCGGGTCTGGCCTGGGCGCTGCTGGCCGGGTACGCACGGCGTCTGGCGCCACCTCACTTGCAGGGCAAGGCGATCGCGATCGTCATGACCGGCATCCCGGTGGCGCTGTCGCTGGGGGTGCCCGCGGGGACGTTCCTCGGGGACCTGCTGGGCTGGCGGGTGACGTTCTCTCTGATGACCGCGCTCGCCGTCGCGCTGATCGGGTGGATCGCGGCGGTCGTTCCAGAGCAGCCGGGGCAGCGGCAGGAAGGGCGGCCCCCGATGCTCCGTGCCCTCCGCGTCCCGGGCGTCGTCCCGGTCCTGTTCGTGACGCTGGTCTTCGTGCTGGCCCACACGATCCTGTACACGTACATCGCCACGTTCCTCGCACACCTGGGCATGGGCGGCTCGACCGACCTCGTACTGCTGGTCTTCGGCGGCGCGTCCATGGTGAGCATCTGGATCGTGGGCGCGCACATCGACCGGCGGCTGCGCGCTCTCACCGTCGCGAGCACACTGCTGGTCGCGGTGGCGGCCACCACTCTGGCGCTCCTCGCGGAGAGCTCCGCGCTCGTGTTCGTCGCGGTGGCGCTGTGGGGTCTCGGCTGGGGTGGCGTACCCACCCTGCTGCAGACGGCTGTCGCCGATGCGGGCGGCGACGCGGCCGACGCCGCGCAGGCCATGCTCGTCACCCTGTGGAACGCGGCGATGGCGGGCGGAGGCGTCGCGGGCGGAGTCCTCCTCGACCTCTTCGGGTCGACGTCCTTTCCGTGGGCCGTCCTCGGTCTCCTGCTGCCGGTCCTGGCCGTGGTGAGCGCGGCTCGCGCGCACGGCTTTCCGAAGCGGCGCGGCAGCGTGGCCTAA
- a CDS encoding shikimate dehydrogenase, whose amino-acid sequence MPQNSYLVGLIGSGIGPSLSPALHEREADRQGLRCLYRLIDIDTLGVGPEAVGDLVRAARDLGFNGLNITHPCKQLVIDHLDELSVGAKALGAVNTVVFEGGRAIGHNTDVTGFAASFARGLPDVFLERVVQLGAGGAGAAVAHAVLTLGAGHITVVDAMPERAADLAAALNRHFGEGRAAAGTPGALGSLLAGADGVVHATPTGMAAHPGLPFPAELLHPGLWVAEVVYRPLETELLRTARALGCATLDGGGMAVFQAADAFRLFTGREPDSVRMLADIAELAGAGAAGVRS is encoded by the coding sequence GTGCCCCAGAACTCGTATCTCGTCGGCCTCATCGGATCCGGCATCGGACCCTCGCTCAGCCCCGCGCTGCACGAGCGGGAGGCCGACCGGCAGGGTCTGCGCTGTCTGTACCGGCTGATCGACATCGACACGCTCGGCGTCGGCCCGGAGGCGGTGGGCGATCTCGTACGCGCCGCACGCGACCTCGGCTTCAACGGGCTGAACATCACCCACCCCTGCAAGCAGCTGGTCATCGACCACCTCGACGAGCTCTCCGTGGGGGCGAAGGCGCTCGGCGCGGTCAACACCGTCGTCTTCGAGGGCGGTCGTGCGATCGGGCACAACACGGACGTCACCGGGTTCGCGGCCTCCTTCGCGCGCGGCCTGCCCGACGTCTTTCTGGAACGGGTCGTCCAGCTGGGCGCGGGCGGCGCGGGCGCGGCCGTCGCGCATGCCGTGCTCACGCTGGGCGCCGGGCACATCACCGTCGTCGACGCGATGCCCGAGCGGGCCGCCGACCTCGCCGCAGCGCTGAACCGGCACTTCGGCGAGGGCCGGGCCGCCGCCGGCACGCCGGGCGCGCTCGGGTCCCTGCTCGCCGGTGCCGACGGCGTCGTGCACGCCACGCCCACCGGGATGGCCGCCCACCCGGGGCTGCCGTTCCCGGCCGAGCTGCTGCATCCGGGGCTGTGGGTGGCCGAGGTCGTCTACCGGCCCCTGGAGACCGAGCTGCTGCGCACGGCCCGTGCACTCGGCTGCGCGACGCTCGACGGGGGTGGCATGGCCGTCTTCCAGGCCGCGGACGCGTTCAGGCTGTTCACCGGGCGCGAGCCGGACAGTGTGCGGATGCTGGCCGACATCGCCGAGCTGGCGGGCGCGGGCGCGGCGGGCGTCCGGAGCTGA
- a CDS encoding bifunctional sugar phosphate isomerase/epimerase/4-hydroxyphenylpyruvate dioxygenase family protein translates to MRTSIATVSLSGSLTEKLTAAARAGFDGVEIFENDLLASPLTPEEIRARTADLGLSIDLYQPMRDIEAVPEDEFARNLRRARHKFELMRRLGADTVLVCSSVSPLAVDDDALAAGQLRRLADLAEDFGIRVAYEALAWGRHVSTYDHAWRIVEAADHPWLGTCLDSFHILARGGDPKGIEDIPGEKIFFLQLADAPLMAMDVLQWSRHYRCFPGQGGFDIAGLLGHVMRAGYEGPLSLEVFNDVFRQAEAGPTAVDARRSLLVLQEATGPLLQEPTGLATPPAPVVPTGVAFAELVTPDVAPVAAVLGALGFTRTARHRSKPVDLWQQGEARVLVNTGPAARRDGTALAAIGLESPDPAAAARRAEALLAPVLPRRRALEDAPLDAVASPDGTELFFCATDRPELPSWTSDFRQVEHDRDPRRVTRIDHLALTQPWHQFDEAALFHRSVLGLSAQESVDVADPYGLHRSRAVTNADGSVRIALGVGPAPTDEGARAQHIALATQDVVTAARRFREAGGRLLPMPANYYDDLAARHEFADSELETYRELGILYDRDQNGEFRHCYTETIGRVFFELVQRDGGYRGYGAQNAPVRLAAQHAVRPGR, encoded by the coding sequence GTGCGTACGTCCATCGCCACCGTCTCTCTGAGCGGATCGCTGACCGAGAAGCTCACGGCCGCGGCGCGGGCCGGCTTCGACGGCGTCGAGATCTTCGAGAACGACCTGCTCGCGAGTCCTCTCACGCCCGAGGAGATCCGCGCCCGCACCGCCGACCTCGGCCTGAGCATCGACCTGTACCAGCCGATGCGCGACATCGAGGCGGTGCCCGAGGACGAGTTCGCCCGCAATCTACGACGGGCCCGGCACAAGTTCGAGCTCATGCGCCGGCTGGGCGCCGACACCGTCCTGGTGTGCTCCAGCGTCTCCCCGCTCGCCGTCGACGACGACGCCCTCGCCGCGGGGCAGCTGCGCCGACTGGCCGATCTGGCCGAGGACTTCGGCATCCGCGTGGCCTATGAGGCGCTGGCCTGGGGCCGCCATGTGAGCACGTACGACCATGCCTGGCGCATCGTCGAAGCCGCGGACCACCCCTGGCTCGGCACCTGCCTGGACAGCTTCCACATCCTCGCGCGCGGCGGCGACCCCAAGGGCATCGAGGACATCCCCGGCGAGAAGATCTTCTTCCTGCAACTGGCCGACGCCCCGCTGATGGCGATGGACGTGCTCCAGTGGAGCCGCCACTACCGCTGCTTCCCGGGCCAGGGCGGCTTCGACATCGCGGGGCTGCTGGGGCATGTGATGCGCGCCGGTTACGAGGGGCCGCTCTCCCTCGAAGTCTTCAACGACGTCTTCCGTCAGGCCGAGGCCGGGCCGACCGCCGTCGACGCCCGGCGCTCGCTCCTCGTCCTCCAAGAAGCGACCGGACCCCTGCTCCAGGAGCCGACCGGACTCGCGACCCCGCCCGCCCCCGTGGTGCCGACCGGTGTCGCCTTCGCCGAACTCGTCACGCCCGACGTCGCACCCGTCGCCGCGGTGCTCGGCGCCCTCGGCTTCACCCGCACGGCCCGCCACCGCAGCAAGCCGGTGGACCTGTGGCAGCAGGGCGAGGCGCGCGTCCTCGTCAACACGGGACCGGCCGCCCGCCGTGACGGCACCGCGCTCGCCGCCATCGGCCTGGAGTCACCGGACCCGGCCGCCGCGGCCCGGCGCGCCGAAGCCCTGCTCGCCCCCGTGCTGCCGCGCCGCCGCGCCCTCGAGGACGCGCCCCTCGACGCGGTGGCCTCCCCCGACGGCACCGAACTGTTCTTCTGCGCGACCGACCGGCCCGAACTCCCCAGCTGGACCAGCGACTTCAGGCAGGTCGAGCACGACCGGGACCCGCGGCGGGTGACCCGTATCGACCACCTGGCGCTCACCCAGCCCTGGCACCAGTTCGACGAGGCCGCCCTCTTCCACCGCAGCGTGCTCGGGCTGAGCGCACAGGAGAGCGTGGACGTCGCCGACCCGTACGGGCTGCACCGCAGCCGCGCCGTCACCAACGCCGACGGCAGCGTCCGCATCGCCCTCGGCGTCGGCCCCGCCCCCACCGACGAGGGTGCCCGCGCCCAGCACATCGCCCTCGCCACGCAGGACGTGGTCACCGCGGCTCGCCGTTTCCGCGAGGCGGGCGGCCGCCTGCTGCCGATGCCCGCGAACTACTACGACGACCTGGCCGCTCGGCATGAGTTCGCCGACAGCGAGCTGGAGACGTACCGCGAACTCGGCATCCTCTACGACCGCGACCAGAACGGCGAGTTCCGTCACTGCTACACCGAGACCATCGGGCGCGTCTTCTTCGAACTCGTCCAGCGTGACGGCGGCTACCGCGGCTACGGCGCGCAGAACGCCCCGGTGCGCCTCGCCGCGCAGCACGCGGTGCGACCGGGGCGTTGA
- a CDS encoding APC family permease, with the protein MSNNRGRGLQANALGTFDTVVMAVAGSAPAYSLAATTAVLVGAVGLASPAALLYCAIPMLGIALAFSYLGRIDVNAGASYSWVGRTLHPFLGFISGWALVISATIFMVAGSLPAGAMTLSLFDEGLADNTALATAVGAAWFLVMLFVVLGGARLTVRAQLVMSGVELAILAVFAVGALLHSGNARSFEWSWLGFSHFGGVSGFASGALIAAFYYWGWDVTSNLSEETRDSRRTTGLAGLIGVGIVFLLFEVFTIAVNVILTDQQIQDNDANVLGVLGEEIWPGWGGKLLIVAVMLSTIATLETTLIQVTRSLFAMGRDRTMPTALGRVHRKWNTPWVAIVVVGAVALVMFVTSNALGSVGDILSDAIAAIGLQIAVYYGLAGIAVVVAYRKMLLKSVSNFLFGGLWPFLGALFMFWIFVESLGDLSSASIAIGIGGIAVGLIPMLWYWKRGSDYYRPAKLDATQVVETDYIPDGYSTAAATERSRVHEGLPTDF; encoded by the coding sequence ATGAGCAACAACAGGGGCAGAGGGCTTCAGGCCAATGCCCTAGGTACGTTCGACACGGTGGTGATGGCGGTCGCGGGCAGCGCCCCCGCGTACTCGCTGGCCGCGACCACCGCGGTCCTCGTCGGCGCGGTGGGCCTCGCCAGCCCCGCGGCGCTCCTGTACTGCGCGATACCCATGCTGGGCATCGCGCTGGCCTTCAGCTACCTCGGCCGGATCGACGTCAACGCGGGTGCCAGCTACTCCTGGGTCGGCCGCACGCTCCATCCCTTCCTCGGCTTCATCAGCGGCTGGGCCCTGGTCATCTCCGCGACCATCTTCATGGTGGCCGGTTCGCTGCCCGCGGGCGCGATGACGCTGTCCCTCTTCGACGAAGGGCTCGCCGACAACACCGCGTTGGCCACGGCGGTCGGCGCGGCGTGGTTCCTGGTCATGCTGTTCGTGGTGCTCGGCGGCGCCCGGCTCACCGTGCGCGCCCAGCTCGTCATGTCCGGTGTGGAGCTGGCCATTCTGGCCGTTTTCGCGGTCGGCGCCCTGCTGCACAGTGGCAACGCCCGTTCCTTCGAGTGGTCCTGGCTCGGCTTCAGCCACTTCGGCGGGGTGAGCGGCTTCGCGTCCGGCGCGCTCATCGCCGCCTTCTACTACTGGGGTTGGGACGTCACCAGCAACCTCAGCGAGGAGACCCGCGACAGCCGCCGCACCACGGGCCTGGCAGGCCTGATCGGTGTCGGTATCGTCTTCCTGCTCTTCGAGGTGTTCACCATCGCGGTGAATGTCATCCTCACCGACCAGCAGATCCAGGACAACGACGCCAACGTCCTCGGTGTGCTGGGTGAGGAGATCTGGCCGGGCTGGGGCGGCAAGCTGCTGATCGTCGCCGTGATGCTGTCCACCATCGCCACCCTGGAGACCACGCTCATCCAGGTCACCCGCTCTCTGTTCGCGATGGGCCGAGACCGCACGATGCCGACCGCGCTGGGCCGCGTGCACCGCAAGTGGAACACCCCGTGGGTCGCCATCGTCGTGGTCGGCGCGGTGGCCCTGGTGATGTTCGTGACCTCCAACGCCCTCGGCTCGGTCGGCGACATCCTCTCCGACGCCATCGCCGCGATCGGCCTGCAGATCGCCGTCTACTACGGCCTCGCCGGCATCGCCGTGGTCGTCGCCTACCGCAAGATGCTGCTGAAGTCTGTGTCCAACTTCCTCTTCGGCGGGCTGTGGCCCTTCCTCGGTGCCCTGTTCATGTTCTGGATCTTCGTCGAGTCGCTGGGCGACCTGAGCAGCGCGTCGATCGCGATCGGCATCGGCGGCATCGCCGTCGGCCTGATCCCCATGCTCTGGTACTGGAAGCGGGGCAGCGACTACTACCGGCCCGCGAAGCTCGACGCCACCCAGGTCGTCGAGACCGACTACATCCCCGACGGCTACTCCACCGCGGCGGCGACCGAACGGTCCCGCGTCCACGAGGGTCTCCCCACCGACTTCTGA
- a CDS encoding TetR/AcrR family transcriptional regulator, translated as MTSVEEPARPNGRIRDAARTKAEILDVATQEFARAGYTGARVDEIAARTSTTKRMIYYYFGGKEQLFTAVLERAYSVIRQAEQELDVEHLDPVAAIRRLAELTFDHHEAHPDFIRLVSIENIHEAEHIAASEELGRIGSPALDVIRRILETGRKSGLFTADVDAVDLHAMISAFCFFRVSNRHTFGALFGRDLVAADQREHYRTMLGDMVIAYLTADRATD; from the coding sequence ATGACCAGCGTCGAAGAACCGGCACGACCCAACGGGCGCATTCGCGACGCCGCCCGCACCAAGGCCGAGATTCTCGACGTGGCGACCCAGGAGTTCGCACGCGCCGGTTACACCGGTGCCCGGGTCGACGAGATCGCCGCCCGCACCAGCACCACCAAACGGATGATCTACTACTACTTCGGCGGCAAGGAGCAGCTGTTCACGGCCGTGCTGGAGCGCGCGTACTCCGTGATCCGGCAGGCCGAACAGGAGCTGGACGTCGAGCATCTGGACCCGGTCGCGGCCATCCGCCGGCTCGCCGAACTGACCTTCGACCACCATGAGGCGCACCCCGACTTCATCCGCCTGGTGAGCATCGAGAACATCCACGAGGCGGAGCACATCGCCGCCTCCGAGGAGCTCGGCAGGATCGGCTCGCCGGCGCTCGACGTGATCCGCCGGATCCTGGAGACCGGCCGGAAGTCGGGCCTGTTCACGGCCGACGTCGACGCCGTGGACCTGCACGCGATGATCAGCGCCTTCTGCTTCTTCCGGGTCTCCAACCGGCACACCTTCGGCGCACTCTTCGGCCGCGACCTGGTCGCCGCCGACCAGCGGGAGCACTACCGCACCATGCTCGGCGACATGGTCATCGCCTATCTGACCGCGGACCGCGCGACGGACTGA
- a CDS encoding MFS transporter: MSVPAPLDAPPGQPRKAAMAAWIGSALEYYDFFIYGSAAALIFPKVFFDESDPATATLLSLATFGVAYAARPIGALFLGHFGDRVGRKKIMVFTLILMGLSTFLIGCLPTRAQVGGLAPVLLVLCRVLQGISAAGEQASANSMTLEHAPPNRRGFFTSFTLSGTQGGQLLATLVFLPVAALPEDQLLSWGWRVPFWLSVAVAVVGYVIRRTLQETPAFTRQAANEGVAKLPLAVLFREHWADVLRVVAGALIASVSTIFTVWALAYGTSDSVGLSRSQMLWVGALANLVALGAIPAWATLSDRIGRRPVYLIGAAGSAVLMFAYLWAISTGSYPLVLLFGILAFGVVYSAANGVWPSFYGEMFSTRVRLSGMAIGTQIGFAVAGFAVTFAAQIAGPGGDDWSSVALFTSALCLPPVLAALSARETHKVPTERLGERVPGEAAQREAVTA; the protein is encoded by the coding sequence GTGTCCGTCCCCGCCCCGCTCGACGCGCCTCCCGGCCAGCCCCGGAAGGCCGCCATGGCCGCCTGGATCGGCAGCGCGCTGGAGTACTACGACTTCTTCATCTACGGCAGCGCCGCCGCCCTGATCTTCCCGAAGGTCTTCTTCGACGAGTCGGACCCGGCCACCGCGACCCTGCTGTCGCTGGCCACGTTCGGCGTCGCCTACGCCGCCCGTCCGATCGGCGCGCTGTTCCTCGGCCACTTCGGCGATCGCGTCGGCCGGAAGAAGATCATGGTCTTCACGCTGATCCTGATGGGTCTGTCGACGTTCCTCATCGGCTGTCTGCCCACCCGCGCACAGGTCGGCGGCCTCGCCCCGGTCCTGCTGGTCCTCTGCCGCGTCCTGCAGGGCATCTCCGCTGCCGGCGAGCAGGCGAGTGCCAACTCGATGACGCTGGAGCATGCGCCGCCGAACCGCCGGGGCTTCTTCACGAGCTTCACGCTCAGCGGCACCCAGGGCGGTCAGCTCCTCGCCACGCTGGTCTTCCTCCCGGTCGCCGCGCTGCCCGAGGACCAATTGCTCTCCTGGGGCTGGCGCGTCCCCTTCTGGCTGAGCGTCGCGGTCGCCGTCGTCGGCTACGTCATCCGCCGCACGCTCCAGGAGACCCCGGCCTTCACGCGGCAGGCCGCGAACGAGGGCGTCGCCAAGCTGCCTCTCGCCGTGCTGTTCCGCGAGCACTGGGCGGACGTCCTGCGGGTGGTCGCGGGCGCTCTGATCGCCTCGGTCAGCACGATCTTCACGGTGTGGGCGCTGGCGTACGGGACCAGCGACTCGGTCGGCCTGTCCCGCTCGCAGATGCTGTGGGTGGGCGCCCTGGCCAACCTCGTCGCCCTCGGCGCGATCCCCGCGTGGGCCACGCTCTCCGACCGCATCGGCCGCCGGCCGGTGTACCTGATCGGGGCCGCGGGCAGCGCGGTCCTGATGTTCGCCTACCTGTGGGCGATCTCCACGGGCTCCTACCCGCTCGTCCTGCTCTTCGGCATCCTCGCCTTCGGTGTCGTCTACAGCGCCGCGAACGGTGTCTGGCCGTCCTTCTACGGCGAGATGTTCTCCACCCGCGTCCGGCTCTCCGGCATGGCGATCGGCACCCAGATCGGCTTCGCCGTCGCCGGGTTCGCCGTCACCTTCGCCGCGCAGATCGCCGGCCCGGGCGGCGACGACTGGTCGTCCGTGGCCCTGTTCACCTCGGCCCTGTGCCTCCCGCCGGTGCTCGCCGCGCTCAGCGCCCGCGAGACGCACAAGGTGCCGACCGAGCGGCTCGGTGAGCGTGTGCCGGGGGAAGCCGCACAGCGTGAGGCGGTGACGGCCTGA
- a CDS encoding VOC family protein, translated as MINGAHVVIYSRDAEADRVFFRDVLGLAHVDAGHGWLIFKAPPAEFAFHPAEGEPSHELMLMCDDVETTMVELGEKGVEFTRPLTEARWGRLTGFRLPGGGEIGLYEPRHPRVHDL; from the coding sequence GTGATCAATGGGGCACATGTGGTGATCTACAGCCGTGACGCGGAGGCCGACCGCGTCTTCTTCCGGGACGTCCTTGGCCTTGCGCACGTGGACGCGGGGCATGGCTGGCTCATCTTCAAGGCTCCGCCGGCGGAGTTCGCCTTCCACCCTGCCGAGGGCGAGCCGTCGCACGAGCTGATGCTGATGTGCGACGACGTCGAGACGACGATGGTCGAACTCGGCGAGAAGGGGGTCGAGTTCACGCGGCCTCTGACGGAGGCCCGATGGGGACGCCTGACGGGCTTCCGGTTGCCCGGTGGCGGCGAGATCGGTCTGTACGAGCCGCGCCATCCCCGGGTGCACGACCTTTAG